From one Streptomyces sp. SCSIO 30461 genomic stretch:
- a CDS encoding SDR family NAD(P)-dependent oxidoreductase: MTSAEHIVDLVIGITPFGEPDARLAAAVSRSGGLGVLDLGTGDRRARDALAALRRWAPGHYGIRVGPRCRLGPDELGPDRARSAETGSVRARPSRPGTVVLAPGSTWAPGDVPPGHRVLVEVTDLDSARAAARSRADGLIARGNECGGPVGELSTFVLLQQLLSAGELSGIPVWACGGIAPGTAAAAVVGGATGVVLDTQLALLAESETPEHIAAVLRTMDGSETRVVAGLRTLRRLGSPQHGAAVEPLPVGQDGFLAARFAERWGDTGRALRAVSDAVHAAVREDTAERSLTVGSAMSGALGTRLPIAQGPMTRVSDRADFAEAVAAEGALPFIALALAGAEQSRTMLAEVRDALAERPWGVGILGFAPEETRSAQLEAVIDARPTHAIVAGGRPSQAHVLEEAGIKAFLHVPSPGLLRQFLDAGARRFVFEGAECGGHVGPRNSFPLWEAQLGVLQDFLDGRHGRHGPDGAGDRTGETGPEAQRNTARIEVLLAGGIHDERSAAMAAALAAPLTARGCAVGVLMGTAYLFTEEAVTCGAVRPLFQRRVVAAERTALLETAPGHATRCVPSPFSEAFRALGDDLRREGLGDREVWERLERLNVGRLRMAAKGLERSDGGALSAVDEERQLTEGMFMAGEVAVLRSATTTVAELHTAVSDAAARYIGERRAALRTRPGLGPDREAGTEPQAPRPLDVAVVGMACMFPGAPDLASFWANVLDGVDSVGEVPPERWDPAVHGPDASGASASRWGGFLAPVPFDPLRYGIPPASLGSIEPVQLLALEAARRALEDAGIGSGGRDFDRTRTGVVFGAEPGSDLSNAATLRAVLPSYYGAVPEGLNGQLPALTEDSFPGMLSNVISGRIANRLDLGGPNFTVDAACASSLAAVDVACKELVAGTSDIMLCGGADLHNGINDYVLFSSVHALSPTGRSRAFDSGADGIALGEGVACVVLKRLADAERDGDRVYGVIKGVGSSSDGRSLGLTAPRPEGQRRALERAHRNAGTSPADIGLVEAHGTGTVVGDRTELEVLTEVFEAAGADRGSCVLGSVKSQIGHTKCAAGLAGLIKTALALHTGVRPPTLHLERPNRAWQEGRSPFVFHREALPWTASPRRRLAGLSAFGFGGTNFHVVLSAHDHGAPPAAHGRDAWPAELFLFRGADAEAARRAVEELLALESADAEGPGRWRLRDLALAASRRADKGRGPVRFAVVAKDRAELRERLRRVLAGEHSPQAGVHVDDRPEAGAGSDALTGAERGKVAFLFPGQGSQRPGMFAEVFTSFPGLHHLLACDSGTAATLLPPAAFADGARERLRTDLMDTRAAQPALGMVDLAAHTLLTQAGVEPDMAAGHSYGELVALCAAGSFDSETLLELSRERAAVILAAAGGDPGAMAAVSASAAEIEQAVGPAREAGGVTGLVIANHNAPRQTVVSGPTAAVEAAVRLLREAGHGAKRLPVACAFHSPLVAGAADSFARALAEHGLREPEFAVWSNRTARPYEDGPDAVRAELAAQIGAPVRFAAQIEAMYEAGARIFVEAGPGRVLTRLVAEILGDRPHLAVACEPRPDSGLSGLLDALARLAVAGLPVRTGWMFRGRDAVDPGRAAVVERRPGWTVDGHLVRTASGELLPGALAPARRVVETTVTTNHPVGAQEAEGAAARQDALIAEFLRTSRDMVAAQRDVLLTYFGGAPAVDGTSPVAAPPHVVPAATRSHALPDPVPVPGPASVPGPPDAVVEGAVAGHGPVVLSDADVLRMVVEIISERTGYPADMVEPGLDLEADLSIDSIKRTEIVGESAGRLVAAGAVSADAATLDDAAMEELAKARTAEALAARIAALATGGSADAPPVSLPPSTTTASETTETGTTGTGADRTDTDGIEADGTPDAAPLAIAAPKRFFLRPAPLPKTTAADERLTGRRFALIGDGDGEHAGAASALTELLAGTGATAVRFPAGRLLTDEDGPLDGVILLDSLAASGPPVLPGSFPVVKAALRIRPRTLIAVRPTEDGRVGERAAGLGGLFRSIAREYPDTAATVIDLLPDAASGPYGADGPDGSDGLGGTDRPAAVAAAVLDELTAPGGAPAVLRGREGRNVRALAEAPFGPIALTGAGPAGEGAAEAEAIGLGRDAVVLLTGGARGITAACAVALARACGCRIELLGRTPAPAGPEDPATAVAEDEAALRAVLATRGRYTSPAEIARAAGLILAQREITATLAALESAGSEARYRSVDCRDSAAVLQAVKEIHAEHGRLDGVVHAAGVIEDRLIEEKSAESFERVYGTKVAGAASLLSALDELPDGPSFTVLFGSISAVLGNRGQADYAAANDALESLGEHWRARTGRRVLTVHWGPWAPSGIHSGMVGPELARSYSRRGITLIDPEEGSLALLRELAWGDGTAGAVVHTASEW; encoded by the coding sequence ATGACGTCGGCAGAGCACATCGTGGACCTGGTCATCGGAATCACCCCCTTCGGTGAGCCGGACGCCCGACTCGCCGCAGCGGTCAGCCGCTCCGGCGGGCTCGGAGTGCTCGACCTGGGGACCGGCGACCGAAGAGCCCGGGATGCCCTTGCGGCACTGCGTCGCTGGGCTCCCGGCCACTACGGAATCCGGGTCGGCCCACGGTGCCGGCTCGGCCCGGACGAGCTCGGGCCCGATCGGGCCCGCAGCGCCGAAACCGGCTCCGTGCGGGCCCGCCCATCCCGACCCGGCACCGTGGTGCTGGCCCCCGGATCCACCTGGGCGCCTGGGGACGTACCGCCCGGCCACCGCGTGCTGGTCGAGGTCACCGACCTCGACTCGGCACGCGCCGCCGCACGGTCGCGGGCCGACGGGCTGATCGCCCGCGGCAATGAGTGCGGCGGCCCGGTCGGTGAGCTCAGTACCTTTGTCCTCCTCCAACAGCTCCTCAGTGCCGGGGAGCTATCGGGTATCCCGGTGTGGGCCTGTGGAGGGATCGCACCGGGGACCGCGGCGGCGGCTGTCGTCGGTGGCGCTACCGGAGTGGTGCTGGACACCCAACTGGCGCTGCTGGCCGAGTCGGAGACGCCCGAACACATCGCGGCGGTGCTCCGGACGATGGACGGCTCGGAGACTCGTGTAGTGGCCGGCCTGCGGACCCTGCGTCGCCTCGGATCGCCGCAGCACGGCGCGGCGGTTGAACCACTGCCGGTCGGTCAGGACGGGTTCCTCGCGGCCCGGTTCGCCGAACGTTGGGGAGACACCGGCCGTGCGCTACGTGCCGTCAGCGATGCCGTACACGCCGCCGTCCGCGAGGACACCGCCGAGCGAAGCCTCACAGTGGGCTCCGCGATGAGCGGGGCGCTGGGCACCCGCCTGCCGATCGCCCAGGGGCCGATGACCCGGGTCAGCGACCGTGCGGACTTCGCCGAAGCCGTCGCCGCCGAAGGCGCCCTCCCCTTCATCGCCCTGGCGCTCGCCGGAGCCGAGCAGTCACGGACGATGCTCGCGGAGGTACGGGACGCCCTCGCCGAAAGGCCGTGGGGGGTCGGAATCCTCGGATTCGCTCCGGAGGAGACCCGGTCCGCCCAGTTGGAGGCGGTGATCGACGCCCGCCCGACGCACGCCATCGTCGCCGGGGGGCGGCCCTCGCAGGCACACGTCCTGGAGGAGGCAGGGATCAAGGCCTTCCTGCATGTGCCGTCGCCCGGTCTGCTGCGGCAGTTCCTGGACGCGGGTGCGCGCCGGTTCGTCTTCGAGGGTGCCGAATGCGGTGGGCATGTCGGGCCGCGCAACAGCTTCCCGTTGTGGGAGGCCCAACTCGGCGTTCTGCAGGATTTCCTGGACGGCAGGCACGGCCGACACGGGCCGGACGGCGCGGGGGATCGCACGGGCGAGACCGGACCCGAGGCGCAGCGGAACACCGCACGGATCGAGGTGCTGCTCGCCGGCGGTATCCATGACGAACGGTCCGCCGCGATGGCCGCCGCGCTCGCCGCCCCGCTCACCGCACGCGGCTGCGCCGTCGGGGTGCTCATGGGCACGGCGTATCTGTTCACCGAGGAAGCCGTGACATGCGGCGCGGTCCGGCCGCTCTTCCAGCGTCGGGTCGTGGCGGCGGAACGCACGGCACTCCTGGAGACCGCGCCCGGCCATGCCACCCGCTGTGTGCCGAGCCCGTTCAGCGAGGCCTTCCGGGCGCTGGGCGACGACCTGCGTCGCGAGGGGCTCGGTGATCGCGAGGTCTGGGAGCGGCTCGAACGGCTCAACGTCGGACGCCTCCGGATGGCCGCCAAGGGTCTGGAGCGCTCCGACGGCGGGGCACTCTCCGCCGTGGACGAGGAACGGCAGCTGACCGAGGGCATGTTCATGGCCGGCGAGGTCGCCGTACTGCGGTCCGCCACCACCACGGTGGCGGAACTGCACACCGCGGTCAGCGACGCCGCCGCACGCTACATCGGCGAGCGCAGGGCCGCGCTGCGGACACGCCCCGGGCTCGGCCCCGACCGGGAGGCTGGCACGGAACCCCAAGCACCGCGGCCGCTGGACGTGGCCGTGGTCGGGATGGCATGCATGTTCCCGGGAGCACCCGACCTCGCCTCCTTCTGGGCAAACGTCCTGGACGGGGTGGACTCCGTCGGCGAGGTCCCGCCCGAACGCTGGGACCCCGCTGTGCACGGTCCCGATGCGAGTGGTGCGTCCGCATCGCGCTGGGGCGGCTTCCTGGCGCCCGTACCATTCGACCCGCTGCGCTACGGCATACCGCCCGCCTCACTCGGCAGCATCGAACCCGTGCAGCTGCTGGCGCTGGAGGCGGCTCGGCGGGCACTTGAGGACGCCGGAATCGGCTCGGGGGGAAGGGACTTCGACCGGACGCGCACAGGTGTGGTGTTCGGCGCCGAGCCGGGCAGCGACCTGTCGAACGCGGCGACGCTGCGCGCGGTGCTGCCCTCGTACTACGGCGCTGTGCCCGAAGGTCTGAACGGGCAGCTGCCTGCGCTGACCGAGGACTCGTTCCCCGGGATGCTCTCCAACGTGATCTCCGGGCGGATCGCCAACCGCCTCGACCTCGGCGGCCCCAACTTCACCGTCGACGCCGCCTGCGCGTCGTCGCTCGCCGCCGTCGACGTGGCCTGCAAGGAGCTTGTCGCAGGCACCAGCGACATCATGCTGTGCGGCGGCGCCGACCTGCACAACGGGATCAACGACTACGTGCTGTTCTCGTCGGTGCATGCGCTCTCGCCCACGGGCAGATCGCGAGCCTTCGACAGCGGTGCCGACGGAATCGCGCTCGGCGAGGGCGTGGCCTGTGTGGTGCTCAAGCGGCTTGCCGACGCCGAACGCGACGGGGACCGCGTCTACGGAGTGATCAAGGGTGTCGGCAGCTCGAGCGACGGCCGTTCGCTCGGACTGACGGCTCCCCGGCCGGAAGGACAACGCAGGGCGCTCGAACGGGCACACCGCAATGCCGGGACCTCACCCGCCGACATCGGTCTGGTGGAGGCGCACGGCACCGGCACGGTGGTCGGCGACCGCACCGAACTGGAAGTCCTCACCGAGGTGTTCGAAGCCGCCGGTGCGGACAGGGGGAGCTGCGTCCTGGGCTCGGTCAAGTCGCAGATCGGGCACACCAAGTGCGCGGCGGGACTGGCCGGTCTGATCAAGACCGCGCTGGCCCTGCACACGGGAGTGCGACCGCCGACACTGCATCTGGAACGACCCAACCGCGCCTGGCAGGAGGGCCGGAGTCCGTTCGTGTTCCACCGCGAGGCGCTGCCGTGGACCGCTTCGCCCCGGCGGCGGCTGGCCGGACTGAGCGCGTTCGGCTTCGGCGGCACGAACTTCCACGTGGTACTGAGCGCCCACGACCACGGCGCACCGCCGGCCGCGCACGGACGTGACGCCTGGCCGGCCGAGCTGTTCCTGTTTCGCGGCGCGGACGCCGAAGCAGCGCGCAGGGCGGTCGAAGAGCTGCTGGCCCTGGAGTCGGCCGACGCGGAAGGACCCGGCCGGTGGCGGCTGCGGGATCTGGCTCTGGCCGCCTCCCGGCGCGCTGACAAGGGACGCGGCCCGGTGCGGTTCGCCGTCGTGGCGAAGGACCGGGCGGAACTGCGCGAGCGGCTGCGTCGCGTGCTGGCCGGGGAGCACTCGCCTCAGGCAGGCGTCCATGTCGACGACCGCCCCGAGGCGGGGGCCGGATCCGACGCACTCACCGGGGCCGAGCGCGGCAAGGTGGCGTTCCTCTTTCCTGGGCAGGGCAGCCAGCGCCCTGGGATGTTCGCTGAGGTGTTCACCTCCTTCCCCGGACTGCATCACCTGCTGGCCTGCGACAGCGGCACCGCCGCGACGCTGCTCCCACCCGCCGCCTTCGCCGACGGTGCGCGCGAGCGGCTGCGCACCGACCTCATGGACACCAGGGCCGCCCAGCCGGCACTCGGGATGGTGGACCTCGCCGCGCACACTCTGCTCACCCAGGCCGGTGTCGAACCGGACATGGCAGCGGGCCACAGCTACGGGGAGCTGGTGGCCCTGTGCGCGGCGGGCTCCTTCGACTCAGAAACGCTGTTGGAGCTGAGCCGGGAGCGTGCCGCGGTGATCCTGGCGGCAGCCGGAGGCGACCCGGGTGCCATGGCCGCGGTGTCCGCATCAGCGGCGGAGATCGAACAGGCCGTCGGCCCGGCGCGCGAGGCGGGTGGAGTGACGGGCCTGGTCATCGCCAACCACAACGCACCGCGCCAGACGGTGGTGTCGGGACCGACCGCGGCCGTCGAGGCCGCCGTACGGCTGCTGCGAGAGGCGGGGCACGGCGCGAAGCGGCTCCCGGTGGCCTGTGCCTTCCACAGTCCGCTGGTGGCGGGCGCCGCCGACAGCTTCGCCCGGGCGCTGGCCGAACACGGCCTTCGAGAACCGGAGTTCGCCGTGTGGTCCAATCGCACGGCGCGACCGTACGAGGACGGGCCGGATGCCGTCCGCGCGGAGCTGGCGGCGCAGATCGGCGCTCCGGTGCGGTTCGCCGCACAGATCGAGGCGATGTACGAGGCCGGTGCCCGGATCTTCGTCGAGGCGGGTCCGGGGCGGGTGCTGACCCGGTTGGTCGCCGAGATACTCGGCGACCGGCCGCACCTCGCCGTCGCCTGCGAACCCCGACCGGACAGCGGACTGTCAGGGCTGCTGGACGCGCTCGCCCGGCTGGCGGTGGCCGGGCTGCCGGTCCGCACCGGCTGGATGTTCCGGGGGCGGGACGCCGTCGACCCGGGCCGCGCCGCCGTCGTCGAACGGCGGCCGGGTTGGACGGTCGACGGACATCTGGTGCGCACCGCATCCGGTGAGCTGCTGCCCGGTGCGCTGGCACCGGCCCGACGTGTCGTGGAGACGACTGTGACGACGAATCACCCCGTGGGCGCGCAAGAGGCCGAGGGGGCGGCGGCCCGCCAGGACGCACTGATCGCCGAATTCCTGCGGACCAGCCGGGACATGGTGGCGGCGCAACGCGATGTCCTGCTCACCTACTTCGGCGGCGCTCCGGCCGTCGACGGCACGAGCCCGGTCGCGGCGCCGCCGCATGTGGTTCCCGCGGCGACCCGCTCGCACGCGCTGCCCGATCCGGTTCCGGTTCCTGGTCCGGCTTCGGTTCCTGGTCCGCCGGACGCCGTGGTGGAAGGCGCCGTGGCGGGCCACGGGCCCGTCGTGCTGTCCGACGCGGATGTCCTGCGCATGGTGGTCGAGATCATCAGCGAACGCACCGGATATCCGGCGGACATGGTCGAGCCGGGTCTCGACCTCGAGGCCGACCTCAGCATCGACTCGATCAAACGCACCGAGATCGTCGGTGAGTCGGCGGGGAGACTGGTCGCCGCCGGAGCGGTGTCGGCAGACGCCGCGACCCTGGATGACGCCGCCATGGAGGAACTGGCCAAAGCCAGGACCGCGGAGGCACTGGCTGCCCGGATCGCCGCACTCGCGACCGGAGGATCCGCCGACGCGCCCCCGGTGTCGCTCCCGCCGTCTACTACAACGGCGTCCGAGACGACGGAGACCGGGACCACCGGGACAGGTGCCGACCGTACCGATACCGACGGGATCGAGGCCGACGGGACACCGGACGCCGCCCCTCTTGCGATCGCCGCGCCCAAACGGTTCTTCCTGCGTCCCGCGCCCCTGCCGAAGACCACCGCAGCCGATGAGCGCCTCACCGGGCGACGATTCGCGCTCATCGGCGACGGTGACGGTGAACACGCCGGTGCCGCTTCGGCGTTGACGGAACTGCTGGCCGGCACCGGCGCCACGGCGGTCCGCTTCCCCGCAGGGAGGCTGCTCACCGACGAGGACGGGCCGCTCGACGGAGTCATCCTCCTTGACTCCCTTGCGGCCTCGGGACCGCCCGTGCTCCCCGGCTCGTTCCCCGTCGTCAAGGCCGCACTGCGGATCCGCCCACGGACGCTTATCGCGGTACGCCCAACGGAGGACGGTCGTGTGGGCGAGCGGGCGGCGGGGCTGGGCGGTCTGTTCCGCAGCATCGCCCGCGAGTACCCGGACACGGCGGCTACGGTGATCGATCTACTGCCGGACGCGGCATCCGGGCCGTACGGAGCCGACGGACCGGACGGATCGGATGGACTCGGCGGAACGGACCGACCGGCCGCGGTCGCCGCCGCCGTACTCGATGAACTGACCGCGCCCGGCGGCGCCCCAGCCGTGCTGCGCGGGCGCGAAGGCCGTAACGTTCGAGCGCTGGCCGAGGCACCGTTCGGGCCGATCGCGCTGACCGGCGCGGGCCCTGCGGGCGAAGGAGCGGCCGAAGCCGAGGCCATCGGGCTCGGCCGGGACGCCGTGGTGCTGCTGACGGGCGGAGCCCGCGGCATCACGGCCGCCTGCGCCGTCGCACTCGCCAGGGCATGCGGTTGCCGCATCGAGCTGCTGGGGAGGACCCCCGCGCCCGCCGGTCCCGAAGACCCGGCGACGGCGGTGGCCGAGGACGAGGCCGCTCTGCGGGCGGTGCTCGCGACGCGGGGACGCTACACCTCGCCGGCCGAGATCGCCCGTGCCGCCGGGCTCATTCTCGCCCAGCGCGAGATCACCGCCACGCTCGCGGCTCTGGAATCCGCGGGCAGCGAAGCACGCTATCGCAGTGTCGATTGCCGTGACTCCGCAGCCGTGCTCCAAGCGGTCAAGGAGATCCATGCCGAGCACGGACGGCTCGACGGAGTGGTCCACGCCGCCGGTGTGATCGAGGACCGCCTGATCGAGGAGAAGTCGGCCGAATCCTTCGAGCGTGTCTACGGCACCAAGGTGGCGGGCGCCGCATCCTTGCTGTCCGCGCTCGACGAACTGCCCGACGGCCCTTCGTTCACCGTGCTGTTCGGAAGTATCTCCGCTGTGCTCGGCAACCGCGGTCAGGCGGACTACGCCGCGGCGAACGACGCGCTGGAGAGCCTCGGCGAGCACTGGCGTGCACGCACCGGACGCCGGGTGCTGACCGTTCACTGGGGGCCCTGGGCGCCCTCCGGTATCCACTCGGGCATGGTCGGCCCCGAGCTGGCCAGGTCCTATTCGCGGCGCGGGATCACCCTGATCGACCCGGAAGAGGGCTCGCTCGCCCTGCTGCGGGAGCTGGCATGGGGCGACGGGACGGCCGGGGCCGTCGTCCACACCGCCTCGGAGTGGTGA
- a CDS encoding MarR family transcriptional regulator, which translates to MPKRKLTQAEMPVADHAFYGLVWAGTVLTERVDRALGKAHDLPVSWFEVMLWLASNPEPVPASVLGNSTMLSRSQVSRVIDALQARGLVTRTPSTRDARSVEVALTPEGHRLFAEADDTRRASLAPVFTDLLDQEDLEALSSVWRKLKAAKEGQG; encoded by the coding sequence ATGCCGAAAAGGAAGCTCACGCAGGCCGAGATGCCCGTCGCCGACCACGCCTTCTACGGCCTCGTCTGGGCCGGCACCGTGCTCACGGAGCGCGTCGACCGAGCGCTCGGCAAGGCCCACGACCTCCCCGTCTCATGGTTCGAGGTGATGCTGTGGCTGGCATCCAACCCCGAGCCGGTGCCCGCTTCGGTGCTCGGCAACAGCACGATGCTCAGTCGCAGCCAGGTGTCCCGGGTCATCGATGCGCTCCAGGCGCGAGGCCTGGTCACCCGCACCCCGTCGACGCGGGACGCGCGATCCGTGGAGGTGGCGCTCACACCGGAAGGCCACCGACTGTTCGCGGAAGCGGACGACACGCGACGGGCCAGCCTCGCCCCGGTCTTCACCGACCTGCTCGACCAGGAGGACCTGGAGGCCCTGAGCTCCGTATGGCGGAAACTCAAAGCCGCCAAGGAGGGTCAGGGCTGA
- a CDS encoding SDR family oxidoreductase — translation MSSQSVESSPVVLITGTSSGIGLAAAVAAAQAGWRTVATLRDTSRSDALREAAAEAGVELDIRQLDVTDAASVTAAIDSVVADHGRLDALVNNAGAGHLGTLENETVDDVRKVMEVNFFGVLAASKAALPHLRASGGRLITVTSVGGIIGQPFNEAYCAAKFAVEGYMESLAPVAATLGVKVSVIEPGAVATEFVSNIGVDLEGVVAEAGVYAPALQAYINRTVGQFLNGAQTPAQVAESVMEALTAESPAFRIQTSDWARGFTGTKIADLDGSAVLGLTSTWVA, via the coding sequence ATGTCCTCTCAGTCTGTTGAGTCCTCACCCGTCGTCCTGATCACCGGCACCTCATCCGGGATCGGCCTCGCCGCCGCGGTCGCCGCGGCGCAGGCCGGCTGGCGCACCGTGGCGACCCTGCGCGACACCAGTCGCTCCGACGCGCTGCGCGAGGCCGCAGCGGAAGCGGGGGTGGAGCTCGACATCCGGCAGCTCGACGTCACCGACGCCGCGTCCGTCACCGCTGCGATCGACAGTGTGGTGGCGGACCACGGCCGACTTGATGCTCTGGTCAACAATGCCGGGGCCGGCCACCTCGGCACCCTGGAGAACGAGACCGTCGATGACGTCCGCAAGGTCATGGAGGTCAACTTCTTCGGCGTGCTGGCCGCTTCCAAGGCCGCCCTGCCCCATCTGCGTGCTTCGGGCGGTCGGCTGATCACCGTCACCAGTGTCGGCGGAATCATCGGCCAGCCCTTCAACGAGGCCTACTGCGCTGCCAAGTTCGCCGTCGAGGGCTACATGGAGAGCCTGGCCCCGGTGGCGGCCACCCTCGGTGTGAAGGTGTCGGTCATCGAACCGGGAGCCGTGGCCACCGAGTTCGTCAGCAACATCGGGGTGGACCTCGAAGGAGTGGTCGCCGAGGCCGGTGTGTACGCCCCGGCCCTCCAGGCGTACATCAACCGCACCGTCGGGCAGTTCCTCAACGGTGCCCAGACCCCGGCCCAGGTCGCCGAGTCGGTCATGGAGGCGCTCACCGCCGAGAGCCCCGCGTTCCGCATCCAGACCTCCGACTGGGCCCGCGGCTTCACCGGCACCAAGATCGCCGACCTGGACGGTTCCGCGGTGCTCGGACTCACCAGTACCTGGGTCGCCTGA